A stretch of Triticum aestivum cultivar Chinese Spring chromosome 1D, IWGSC CS RefSeq v2.1, whole genome shotgun sequence DNA encodes these proteins:
- the LOC123180073 gene encoding uncharacterized protein encodes MLQADQGRLRTEEKRLQRLQKFKKLKDEESDDSDQLDSDADFFDSDNDPLDGDDDIFAAFVDHDVIDAMITSKGKKVVEVNEDGKDKRKKKKKKSKKEDSDEELLLPDSDDENFNFKFKSFAEHDMADPEFKIGMTFSTVEQLREAISEYSIKNRVALHKTRNCRTRVEVVCAEGCPWYLYVTEDGRSKSLLVKRYVNEHTCSREWAIKAMTAPYLAKKYVEEIRDNENIDAKSFGNKVQKDYNLAPGRMKLQRAKKRAMAIIRGDEEKQYNLLWDYAEEIRRSNPGSSVFLNLDANGLFETMYFSLDACKRGFLEGSRPILFFDGCHLKTRHGGVMLTTIGIDPNDCIFPIAMAVVDVECKNSWKWFMNTLKHDLNIHDHTAAFTLMSDKQKGLILAVQEEFPDSEHRFCVRHLYQNFNTIHKGEVLKNQLWACARSSNKPQYERNMDKLKALSPEAYGWLDKHPPNQWCRAFFDCLCKSDTLLNNHCEVFNKFFCNLYVSVRGTGTGRARVRGGATDGTATHVEGSSATASSVQQGGGTSVAHAAPRARRARKTKRPVPGGDHWNGYEHSR; translated from the exons ATGTTGCAGGCAGATCAAGGCAGGTTGCGGACAGAAGAGAAAAGGTTGCAGAGATTGCAGAAATTTAAGAAACTGAAGGATGAAGAGTCTGATGACAGCGACCAGTTGGATTCAGATGCAGATTTCTTTGATAGTGACAATGACCCATTAGATGGGGATGATGACATCTTTGCTGCATTTGTGGACCATGATGTCATAGATGCAATGATTACTAGCAAAGGCAAAAAAGTAGTTGAAGTAAATGAGGATGGTAaggacaagaggaagaagaagaagaagaaaagtaaaAAGGAAGATTCTGATGAGGAGTTGCTTCTTCCAGATTCAGATGACGAGAACTTCAATTTTAAGTTCAAGTCTTTTGCTGAACATGACATGGCAGACCCGGAGTTCAAGATTGGAATGACTTTTTCAACGGTTGAGCAGTTGAGAGAAGCAATATCTGAGTATAGCATAAAGAATAGAGTGGCTTTGCACAAGACTAGAAATTGTAGAACCAGGGTTGAGGTGGTCTGTGCTGAAGGTTGCCCCTGGTATTTGTATGTGACAGAAGACGGCAGGTCCAAGAGCTTGCTTGTGAAGAGATATGTTAATGAGCACACATGTAGCAGAGAGTGGGCTATCAAGGCAATGACTGCTCCCTATCTTGCCAAAAAATATGTGGAAGAAATAAGAGACAATGAGAACATTGATGCAAAGTCATTTGGCAATAAGGTGCAAAAGGACTACAATTTGGCTCCTGGCAGAATGAAGCTGCAAAGGGCAAAGAAGAGAGCAATGGCTATTATCAGAGGAGATGAGGAGAAGCAATATAATTTGCTTTGGGATTATGCGGAAGAGATTAGGAGATCAAACCCTGGGAGCAGTGTCTTTCTTAATTTGGATGCAAATGGTTTGTTTGAAACTATGTACTTTTCTCTTGATGCATGCAAGAGGGGCTTTCTGGAGGGTTCCAGGCCAATTCTTTTCTTTGATGGTTGTCACTTGAAGACAAGGCATGGTGGTGTTATGTTGACAACAATAGGTATTGACCCTAATGATTGTATCTTCCCAATTGCCATGGCTGTGGTAGATGTAGAGTGCAAAAACAGTTGGAAATGGTTCATGAACACTTTGAAGCATGACCTGAACATCCACGACCACACAGCAGCCTTTACTCTTATGTCAGATAAGCAGAAAGGGCTGATACTTGCAGTGCAGGAAGAATTTCCAGACAGTGAACATAGGTTCTGTGTAAGACATCTCTACCAAAACTTCAACACGATTCACAAGGGGGAAGTTTTGAAGAATCAACTTTGGGCTTGTGCAAGATCTAGTAACAAGCCACAATATGAAAGAAACATGGACAAATTGAAGGCTCTGAGTCCTGAAGCATATGGATGGCTTGATAAGCACCCACCAAACCAATGGTGTAGGGCTTTCTTTGATTGTTTATGTAAGAGTGACACACTCCTCAATAATCATTGTGAAGTGTTCAACAA ATTCTTCTGCAACTTGTATGTTAGCGTGAGAGGGACAGGGACAGGGAGAGCAAGAGTGAGAGGAGGAGCAACCGATGGTACTGCTACCCATGTTGAAGGAAGTAGTGCTACTGCTAGTAGTGTGCAACAAGGAGGAGGGACAAGTGTTGCCCACGCTGCACCAAGAGCAAGAAGAGCGAGAAAAACAAAAAGACCAGTGCCTGGAGGTGATCATTGGAATGGTTATGAGCACTCAAGATAG